A part of Clostridium novyi genomic DNA contains:
- a CDS encoding bifunctional 4-hydroxy-2-oxoglutarate aldolase/2-dehydro-3-deoxy-phosphogluconate aldolase translates to MIKKIDILERIVDIGVVAVIRANSKKEAIKISESCIEGGIPAIEVTFTVKDADKVIRELKDKFPSNKLIVGAGTVLDSETARVAILNGAEYIVSPSFDLETAKLCNRYQIPYMAGCMTITEIIRAMEAGVDIVKLFPGSAYGPSIIKAIKDPIPQVSIMPTGGVSLDNVKEWIKNGCVAVGVGGSLTSGAKTGNYKLITETAKKFVEEVKQARN, encoded by the coding sequence ATGATAAAAAAAATAGACATATTAGAGAGAATAGTTGATATTGGGGTTGTTGCTGTAATTAGAGCAAACTCTAAAAAAGAGGCAATAAAGATATCAGAGTCCTGTATTGAGGGGGGCATTCCAGCTATAGAAGTAACATTTACTGTTAAAGATGCAGATAAAGTTATTAGGGAACTTAAAGATAAGTTCCCTAGTAATAAATTAATAGTAGGAGCAGGAACAGTATTAGATAGTGAAACAGCTAGAGTTGCTATTTTAAACGGAGCTGAGTATATAGTTAGTCCATCATTTGACTTGGAAACAGCAAAATTGTGTAATAGATATCAAATACCATACATGGCAGGTTGTATGACTATAACTGAAATCATTAGAGCCATGGAAGCAGGGGTGGATATTGTTAAATTATTTCCAGGAAGTGCTTATGGACCATCTATAATAAAAGCTATAAAAGATCCTATACCTCAAGTTTCAATAATGCCAACAGGTGGAGTATCTTTAGATAATGTTAAGGAGTGGATAAAAAATGGTTGTGTAGCAGTTGGGGTTGGAGGAAGCTTAACCTCAGGAGCTAAAACTGGAAATTATAAGCTTATAACAGAGACAGCTAAAAAGTTTGTAGAAGAAGTTAAACAAGCAAGAAATTAG
- the kduD gene encoding 2-dehydro-3-deoxy-D-gluconate 5-dehydrogenase KduD, with protein sequence MDCSLNEFSMDFFSLKNKVVIVTGGNTGLGQGYSVALAKAGADLYIPTYDTDWDDTRKAIEAEGRKVQFIQVDLTKRENIDKVVDGCMKAYGKIDVLINNAGTIIRTPLLEYKDEDWDKVMDININAVYHLSQAVAKIMDKQGYGKIINVASMLAFQGGKFVPPYTASKHAVAGLTKAFANELGSKNIQVNAIAPGYIETANTAPIRADKERNAEILSRIPAGKWGKPFDLMGAMVFLCSKAADYMNGHILAVDGGWLVR encoded by the coding sequence ATTGCTCATTAAATGAATTTTCAATGGACTTCTTTTCATTAAAGAATAAAGTAGTTATAGTTACAGGAGGAAATACTGGACTTGGTCAAGGATATTCAGTAGCCTTAGCTAAGGCAGGAGCTGATTTATACATTCCAACTTATGATACTGATTGGGATGATACAAGAAAAGCAATAGAAGCTGAAGGAAGAAAAGTTCAATTTATTCAAGTAGATTTAACTAAGAGAGAAAATATAGACAAAGTTGTAGATGGTTGTATGAAAGCCTATGGAAAAATAGATGTTTTAATAAATAATGCAGGTACAATAATAAGAACTCCTCTTCTTGAGTATAAAGATGAAGACTGGGATAAAGTTATGGATATAAATATAAATGCTGTATATCATTTAAGTCAAGCTGTAGCTAAAATTATGGATAAACAGGGATATGGAAAAATAATAAATGTAGCTTCAATGCTTGCATTTCAAGGAGGAAAATTTGTTCCACCATATACAGCAAGTAAACATGCTGTTGCAGGACTAACAAAAGCATTTGCTAATGAACTAGGTAGCAAAAATATACAAGTAAATGCAATAGCACCAGGATATATAGAAACTGCAAATACAGCACCTATAAGAGCTGATAAAGAAAGAAATGCAGAAATATTATCAAGAATTCCAGCAGGTAAATGGGGTAAACCATTTGATTTAATGGGAGCAATGGTTTTCTTATGTAGTAAGGCAGCAGATTATATGAATGGACATATATTAGCTGTAGATGGTGGCTGGTTAGTAAGATAG